ACGACCTTGCCCGCCTCGACGAGCTCGAATGCCTCCTCGGTACCGCCGATCGCGCCGGAGGGGAGGCCGCCGCCGAGCGCCTTCGCGAGCGTGACGAGGTCGGGCCTGACGCCGAAGCGCTCGACCGCGCCGCCGGCGGCGATGCAGAGGCCCGTCTTGACCTCGTCGAAGATGAGAAGGATCCCGTGCCTGCGCGTGATCTCCCGCACCGCCTCGAGGTAGCCGGGCTCGGGCAGCACGACCCCGAGGTTCATCATCGCCGCCTCCATGATCACGCAGGCGGGCGCCCGCCCCTCCTCGATCAGTCGCTCGATGCGGCGCTCCATCGCCTCTGCGTCGTTGAACGGCACCGCCACCGTCATCTCGGCCACCGCCCGGGGGATGCCCAGGCCGTAGGGCAGCGACGCCAGGTCGAAGCGGTCGCCGATCCTGTCGTACTCGACCCCGATCGAGACCATCACGTAGTCGTGGTGTCCGTGGTAGGAGCCGAAGATCTTGACGATCGTGTCGCGGCCGGTGGCCGCCCGTGCGATGCGGATCGCGTCCATCGTCGCCTCGGAGCCCGAGTTGACGTAGCGCCATTTCGGCAGCCCCCAACGTCGTGCAAGCTCCTCGCCGACGACGATGGCGTCCTCGGTCGGGGCGGCGAAGTGCGTTCCGAGCTCGATCCGCGCGTTCACGGCCTTCGTGATCGTCGGGTGCGCATGTCCCTGCACCATCGATCCGAAGCCGTTGTGGAAGTCGATGAGCTCGTTGCCGTCGACGTCCCACACGCGCGCGCCCTTGCCGCGCTCGAGGTAGATGGGCCACGGGTCGCGGGTCTGGTACGACGAGGCGACGCCGCCGGCGAGGCTGCGTCGCGCCCGCTCGTAGAACGCCCGGGAGCCCTGCGTGCGCTCGTCGAGCCTTCGCGCCTCGCGCTCGCTCAGCTCTCTGATGCGCGCGCGGTCGATCTGGACGGGGACGTGAGTTGCCATCGTCTGGCTCCGTTTCGGCGGGTTCGGTCTGACCTTGCGGTCAGATTGTGGCGGATTGTGGCGATTTTCGCCCCGGCCTGCTCGCCGTTGCCGTCGTGAGCATCTCTACACTGCCGACCGTGACGCCCGCCCGGAGCATCGCAGACCGCATCGACGAGGAGCTCGCCCCGCTCCAGACCGCGGTCTCCCGCGCCTGGTGGGACCTGAACGTCGAGGCGACGGAGGAGAACGAGCGCCGGCGTGTCGCGCTCGAGAGGGAGCTTTCGGACTTCCTCGCCGACGCCGACCGCTTCGCGCAGATCGAGGCGGCGCTGCCCGGGGCGGAAGGGCTCGAAGCGCGCCGGCTCGGCCTCCTGCGCGACGCGCTGCTTCCGAGGCAGGTGGCGGCGGAGGTACGTCAGCGCATCATCGAGATCGAGGCGTCCGTCGAGATGCGCTTCTCGACCCACCGCGGTGAGGTCGGCGGCCGCGCCGTCGACGACAACGGCATCAAGGCGATCCTGCGCTCGAGCGACGACGTGGCAGAGCGGCGTGCGGCCTGGGAGGCGTCGAAGACCGTTGGCGCGTCGGTCGCCGACGATGTCCGCGCGCTCGCGCGGCTGCGCAACGAGGCGGCGCGCACGCTCGGATACCGCGACTGGTTCGCCCTCTCGGTGGCGACGTCCGAGATGGACGAGCAGCGGCTGTTCTCCACGCTCGACGCCTGCGACCGCGCCACGGCCGAGCCGTTTGCACGCTGGAAGGCGGCGGTCGACGAGTGCCTCGCCGAGCGCTTCGGCTGCCCCGTCGCCGACCTGCGCCCGTGGCACTACGCGGACCCGTTCTTCCAGGAGGTGCCGGCGGAGGGCGGCGTCGACCTCGACCCGGTGTTCGCGGGCCGCGACCTCGTCGAGCTGAGCCGCGCCACGTTCGACGGCCTCGGGCTCGAGACCCGGGCGATCCTCGAACGCAGCGACCTCTTCCCGCGCGACGGCAAGTGCCAGCATGCGTTCTGCATCGACGTCGACCGCGCCGGGGACGTGCGCGTGCTCGCCAACATCGTGCCGGACGCCTACTGGATGGACACGATGCTGCACGAGCTCGGCCACGGCGTCTACGACGCCGGCTTCGACCGTTCCCTGCCCTGGCTGCTGCGGGACTGCCACCTCGTCGTCACCGAGGGCATCGCGATCCTGATGGGCCGCCTCGCGAGCGACGCCGGCTGGCTCGAGCAGGTTGCAGGCGTCGGCGCGGCGGAGGCGGCGAGGCTCGCGGGGCCGTTGCGCGCCGCGCGCGCCGCCGAGCTGCTCGTGTTCACGCGCTGGGTGCTCGTGATGACGAACTTCGAGCGCTCGCTCTACGCCGACCCGGAGATGGATCTGGACGCGCGCTGGTGGGAGCTCGTGCAGCGCTACCAGCTCGTCGCGCCGCCCGACGGACGCCGTGCCCCCGACTGGGCGGCGAAGATCCACGTCGCCTGTGCGCCTGTCTACTACCACACCTACCTCTACGGGCAGCTCGTCGCCTCGCAGCTCGCCGGCACCCTGTGCCGCGAGTGCGGCGGCATCGTCGGCCGTGAGGCGGCCGGGCGCCTTCTCCGCGACCGCGTCTTCGCGCCGGGGCTCTCGCTGCGGTGGGACCGGCTGCTCGAGCAGGCGACGGGGGAACCGCTCGATCCCGCCCATTTCGTTCGCGACATCGCAGGCTGAGCGGCCGCTCGCGCGGGCAGGACGGCCCGGAGGAACACCGTCTCGCCGCCGGTCGCGAAAGTCTGCGACCGGCTCTGGCCGAGCATTGCCTTCAGCGCAGGGCGGTTGCCGCCCTGCCCCGTGATCGTGAGCGACGGGCCCGACGTGGTCGTGCGCCGGCGCACGAACCGGTCCGTCATTCCGTCCTGGTGGGACGGTGGGCATACCCGGAACGTACGGCCGCCGTGTCGGCAGGTCTTCAGGGCCGGTAAGCCGCCCTTGCCGCACCCCCATGGCGGTCGTCGCGCGGATCGCAGCTACCCTCGCTGGGTGAGCGGCCGCGACGA
This window of the Gaiella occulta genome carries:
- a CDS encoding aspartate aminotransferase family protein — encoded protein: MATHVPVQIDRARIRELSEREARRLDERTQGSRAFYERARRSLAGGVASSYQTRDPWPIYLERGKGARVWDVDGNELIDFHNGFGSMVQGHAHPTITKAVNARIELGTHFAAPTEDAIVVGEELARRWGLPKWRYVNSGSEATMDAIRIARAATGRDTIVKIFGSYHGHHDYVMVSIGVEYDRIGDRFDLASLPYGLGIPRAVAEMTVAVPFNDAEAMERRIERLIEEGRAPACVIMEAAMMNLGVVLPEPGYLEAVREITRRHGILLIFDEVKTGLCIAAGGAVERFGVRPDLVTLAKALGGGLPSGAIGGTEEAFELVEAGKVVQVGTYNGNPLSMAAARANLLEVLTPAAYAHLDTLNDRLMQGCQAVIEKFSFPGYAVGVGSKGCVTFSPERISDYASFKANQDAELCELAWLYNMNRGIFMTPGREEEWTLSITHTFAECDRFVAVFEELAHDLTA
- a CDS encoding M2 family metallopeptidase, which translates into the protein MTPARSIADRIDEELAPLQTAVSRAWWDLNVEATEENERRRVALERELSDFLADADRFAQIEAALPGAEGLEARRLGLLRDALLPRQVAAEVRQRIIEIEASVEMRFSTHRGEVGGRAVDDNGIKAILRSSDDVAERRAAWEASKTVGASVADDVRALARLRNEAARTLGYRDWFALSVATSEMDEQRLFSTLDACDRATAEPFARWKAAVDECLAERFGCPVADLRPWHYADPFFQEVPAEGGVDLDPVFAGRDLVELSRATFDGLGLETRAILERSDLFPRDGKCQHAFCIDVDRAGDVRVLANIVPDAYWMDTMLHELGHGVYDAGFDRSLPWLLRDCHLVVTEGIAILMGRLASDAGWLEQVAGVGAAEAARLAGPLRAARAAELLVFTRWVLVMTNFERSLYADPEMDLDARWWELVQRYQLVAPPDGRRAPDWAAKIHVACAPVYYHTYLYGQLVASQLAGTLCRECGGIVGREAAGRLLRDRVFAPGLSLRWDRLLEQATGEPLDPAHFVRDIAG